ACATTGAATTAATGTCCTCTAAATTCTAGAGCCACATTGGATTGCCGGTTTTGTTTTTTGACAATTTAACACCCACCCATTCTGCCTCTGACAAGATTTGACCAAGAGGCCTTTGGTCCACTTACAATTTAAAGATTTTATTCTGTATAATGCTTTATTGCATTACACAAGTGCAACAGTTCTTTTTGGTATATAATGATAGCACAGCTGTATAGATAGCAAGCCTTATAGACCAGTTTTATTAGTTTAAGGCCCTACTTTAACAGGTGTCAATATTCTATAGAAGAGAAAATCACAATGCACCTGTGGGATATCTAGACGCTCAAGCTCATGTCCGTCTGGCAAGCTCCCTGATATGTATTGCCAACCAAGTATATCACTTTCCAAATCGGCATCCAGAAGTGTATCCCAGAAGTATTTCATTCCCCATTGCCATGGTAGAAGCAGAAACTTTACAAAAAAACTGGAAACAATCACTCTTATTCTATTGTGCATCCACCCTGTTGCCCAGAGCTCTCTCATACCTGCATCAACTAATGGATAACCAGTACGACCCTGTCTCCAAGCCTTAAAATGGGCCTGATCCGCTTGCCAAGGAAAAAACTTCAGGTTGCTCAACAATGATCTTTCATGAGTAAAGGGGTAGTTAAAACAAATGTAACGAGAATATTCTCTAAACCCAATAGCCCGAAGAAACAGAGAAACACTCTCTTGTCCAACACAGTTTGCTTCTCTTGTCCACAATATCTGCTTCATACGTACACAGTGGAATACTCTCCTCACACTCAATTCCCCAAAATGAAGATATGGTGAAAAGAGCGACGTTGAGTTCCCTGAAACTGTTACCCTATCCTTTGAGTAGTCGATCAGATTGTGTTCCACAAATGTATTCAAAGCCTTATCAGCATTGCTCCAACCTGGAGACCATCCTCTTCCTAGTAGAGCATTGCTAGATTTTTCCATTTCATTTTCTAGACCCAGATCCTCAATTGAACAATCACCGACTATTCCTGTCATTTGCACATTAGAACCCATTAATTATTGCAGTTACTTAATTTTCTTACTTCATTCTGATCTGGGAATGCAATCAATTATCCCTAGAACTTTGTAGATGTTCCAAACAGTAGGGGTCCTGGAACTTATTTACAAGAGAAGATGCAATTTAGATAAACTTGCATTACAGTATGAGTACCTTCAACTGGAACTAATCGCCACGGAGGAAGATGTGAAGCAGGTTCTTTTTGCATGTTTAAGCACCTTGACCAGTATGCATCAAAGGTTGTAAAGGCGTGTCCTTCATTGTCATATATTTCCCATGGTTCATACAATAAATCTCCATTATAGCTTTCCACCGATATACCAAGCTCCCCAAGCTTTTGTTTGATAGTGTGATCACGAACAAGTGAAACAGGATCTGGATAGATAAACAAAACCAAAAGAAATGTAAGAGAGACCTCTGAGGAAGTCTATTATAGTTTACACGAGAAGTCTAACAGATTTCAGAGAGAAAACTATCTTATTATCCTATTATAGAGACTGTGGTCCGGTATGAGGGTATGTGTACTTCACAGAAGAGCCCTGCTTAGTGAGCTTCTACCAGTCACGTTCTAATATATATTGTAGTTTTATATGCATGTTAAGACTGATACAGGCCATAGTTGCATAAAACAAGCCAGTCTTTCTATCTACTTACTTTTTGATAGTTTACATATAAAGATGGGGGGGGGGGGATTTAAAGACTGAACTCTAGAGTCTAGACCATCTTCTAGTGCTAGGAGCACCCTTTCCACCACTTACGCACTACTTGATTCTCCTGTCTTCCTAATTGAGTTATACAAAATATTAATCTCTTATTTTATAATACTAAAATAACGACAACCTTAAATGTAAATAACAGAAGGCATAATTGTTGAAATATTTCAACATGCTCTTATATGTGAACGTAATTACTTAAGACCAAGTATCACATATGGGGAACGATGCATGTCATTTTCCAGGAATAGCAAAGTTATATAGTGCCAAGTGTCAATGGAAGAACCATGGGAACAACACATTTCAGTAAAAGTATGCATAAGCAAGTACATTAAATTGACAATAACGAAGGAAACATGTAAATTTATTATAAGATGCTCCATCATGGACTTGGCAGCTTTTGATGTGCAAATTAATATTGAATTAAGGCCCAGCAGTAAACATAGTAAATATAGGGGATGTGATTGAGTGCATGCTAATCAAGCACTCTTTTGTTCCACATCCCAACATTGTCATCCAAATCCCATGCCTGCTTTTTCCAAATAATTAGAGAACTTCTGCATAATCATATAAAAGCTTATATTCATACCCTCTCCTTAAATTTGTATCAGCAAGAATACATCACCGACCTAAACTACAAAGTCTTTCTTGATGATATACTCAAATTATCACTCACCTCGAAAGGAAAGTGTGCTCCCTAATTTATACAAGACAGTGGTTTCAGCCTTTCAGGTCTTCCAAGTCCGACCTCCAATTTATACTTGGGCTACGTGTGCTTCATGCGAGATCAGACTATAATTCCCAGAGACCACACCAGGTATTATAATTTTGTAACACTCAAAAAATGGCCAGCTCTTATTCAAAGACCATCTACACACTCCACCTGCCTCCTTGTGACCTAGTCAAACAGGCGTGACAATGAAGACTGAGACTCCCCTGGATTGTTACAAAGTCTAGCAGATGGTTGGGATTGATTCTATGAGCAAATGGCTGAACCAAATTATGTTTGGCTATCCGGAGGTGTAGAAAGAGCAGCTGGCCAGCTGTACTATTAGCTTATCCACGTTTTATCCTTAAATTATCCCATTGGACAAATTTTCAATCAATTTTTTAAGTTCATTTTCATGGAATTAAAATACTTAGTAAGGAGATGAGATTAAATAATCCCCCAAAATGAACTAGAAAGTGATTAGAGCTTGTTCATAGGATTATATTAAGTGAATAAGTATTTGATAAAATGAGTACAAATCATAAATAGTGAAGGCTGAAAGGACTAAATTCCTCACGAACAAACACAGCCATGAAGTACATTATTACAAAGTTTGGCATATTAGCAGAAATTCAAGGATCTAACTTCACATTATTTGAGGTCACAGCAATTAAGAACATATGAGAAACCATAAACTGAAATAATATGATTACAGTACATGCTATAATTTATAACAATGTAATAAAATGATCTGAAAATTGCATTCCAATTGTAAAATACGTGACTTACATGACAAGTTTGTATATGAGATAGCAAGtgtaatttttaaattttgaatgaAATATGGTGTGTTACAGCGTGGTAATGCACTACAGTTTCTAATTTTCTATGCACTAAGGATCATAAGGAAGGTCAGTCTATACTTTTACGGGTAGAACACTAGATCCTGTTAATATGTTTGTCTTCGAAGTGGTTGTGAATAATAAGATTATCAAAAAGCCAGAGCTTCCTGAAGACTTCTTTTGATTTCTAAGTATCTTGAAACGTATAAAAAGTTGTTAATAGACAAATGACTTGTGACAGGCTGATTGATTGGTAGTTTAATTTATGAAAAAGTAAACCTCCCTCGACCCTGGAATTAACATACATTAAACCTTTATTAGTGCTTTAAACAGAAACCAAGTCATGTAGCCAATTAAAGGAAAACATAACAGGAGAAGCAGACCAACCATACCATAAAGATGATTATATACTATTTTTGTTGCCCCGACAGCACTGATGCATTCCAATAGAGCTTTAAGAGTACTTTGTGCTTTGATTAGGACAAGTTTAGCACCAAGAGACTCCATGGATTGCTGCAGATGTACAAGAGACTGCTTAAGCCACCACCTTGAAACTCGTCCCGGGTAAAATTGCCCTTCTTCTTGGGGACACCATATAAACACAGGCAGAACAGAACCATCTCTAGCACCAGAAACCAAGGCAGGATTGTCATCAATCCTAAGATCCCTCCTAAACCAAACAATAGTCTTACAATTACCATCCATCTTCTATAACTTAATCCTTCACTTCAATATTTATCTTTTCAACCTAAACTCCTCCAAATCCAAGATCAACTAAAACCTACATATCCATAATCCAAGAACCAAGGTAAGCATATTTTTCGATACGAAAAAATAACCAAACACAAACAAATTTGCAAACAAGAACTTCAATTTCACAGCTACCTACCTCTTGCACAAGTCAAAACATACCAATTCCACAATTCAACGAAAAAGCTCAGATCTTTAAAACCCCATCAATCAAGCTCTATACAAACAAACAAAAGCTCAAAACTTTAGCAAGactgaatcaaataaaatgtcaaaaaacaaaaaacaaagcAGCCCAGATGCAGAAAACAGTTTATAACAACCTCAAAGACTTGAAGAACTGTTAAAAAGCAAGCAACTTGAGAAAAGTAGGCAATTAATAGGAGGCAGTAGGATTGCATGACATGTGAGTAAGTTGCATAAATACCAGAAGAAGACTAACAATATCTAGACACGCAAAATAAACAATAATATCCACAGGCACAGGACCACCACTGACAagtagaaaaagaaaaaaaacaaataaGTAATAGATATCTGCCCATCTGTATTTCATTATAAAGATAGTGACAGCAAAAATAGGTGAAGAGGGGGGTTGAATAATAATACAATAATTTTGTATGATTCCACTTCTTCTCCATCTCTTTTCTCACTTCTACAATCTTCTTCTGTATTTGGACACAAGTAAACTGTACTCTCATAAATTATGATTGTCTACTTGTTGTGGTATAATACTAAGTATATGCTAGCTTCATTTATTCTTCTTATTTAGCTTAATTTTTACTGGCAGtttactttttttcttttttagtCATGAAATGAAGGTTCATATTTTCTACTAATTATGTGAGAGGTTAAATTTTATCTAACATATTACTTTAAGAGTGTCGGATTTATATTTTAAGGGtccagatttaaaaaaaaaaattaatatttcgCAAAATGCGCGGAAGTGCAATTCTCCTTTCCACAGATATTATTAGCGGAAAGAATAAATATCCTTCCGCGGAAGGCTAAAAAAATTACTTAGATCTGAACTCTTGAAATAATGATCTAAGGGTTCTGAAACAGTGTGTTAGATATAGTTTATATAACACACGATTGATAGAAATTAGCAATCTAAAATGAATGGGGTTTTAGATAAACAACTGTTGTAGAACAAAAACGTATGGGTTATTTGAGCTAGGGTTGAGCAAAAAATTCGAACAATCAAAATTAAAACCGGAATTGTTAAAAATTGATATCGTCAAAATCCGAGCGAAAACCAAAAACGAAATATTAGAAATCGTGATTGAAACTGATTGTTCGGTTTCGGTTATAGATTAAAATCGAACCGGAAAATCCGAAGCTGATTTGAATATTGAAATacataaataaattatatattattcttaaaattaataaatacataTATTTATCTAAACCTAAAAACAAACTGTATATATATAGAGATAATGCCACTAATAAATCTTAAATGAGTCAGACATGACGCCTCCTGTTGCATTTCTTATCAAATgaagtgtgtatatatataacatCTATTAGTAATTTAACACAAATGTATGCTGCAGTTTTTTACAAGAATTTGTAATTCTGTGTAATAGAACATAAGCAGTCATACTTTCCTGGTTTAGCACTGTCATCATCCATAGTTTTATATAATAATCTGATTATAAGTTTTACATATGCAGGACAAAGGATTATATTATTTAACAAAATGAGATTACAACAGACATGGTTTCAGGGCCGGAACCAGGAATCTAACATGAGGGgaccaaaataaataaaagtagaAAACATACCGATTTATTTGAGATGTGCATGCCTTTCTTTGAtcaaataaaaagaatcaatGATCTCCTCGGCAGAAATGGTCTCCGCAATCTCCTTTTCAATATACACTATCAAATAATCCCTAAGAAATTCATCTTCCATTCGATTGCGAAGACTTGTTTTCACTATTTTCATAGCAGAAAAAGCTCGTTCAGATGTTGCAGTAGATGTTGGAAGAGTCAAGACAAGCCTTAATAGTCTATCAACTAATGGATACATGTCAGCTTTCCCTGTGGTTACCAATCCATGACATAAATCACCAAGAGTAGACGGATTGTTCAAATCTGGATGAACCGGAACATCTAACCCATAATGTTGTAGTTCACACTGTAGATGGATTTTTTCATCTCCCAAAAAATCTTCTGGATAAAACTTTTCAGCTAACTTGCAAATGTTCTCTATGTTGAAAGACCTGTAACCATCCCTAGGATTTAGTGATGCACTTAAAATGAGAAGCTCCGTCATTTGTTCACTGAATCTATTGTTTAGCTCCTGTAATTGTTGATCTATGGCAGCTGTAAAGATTTCTACTCGATAATGATGTTCCATGGTCACCATTTACTTTTGTTTTCCTTGTCGACGAATAGATTTAAGCACATCAAAGTAGGGAGCATTCATATCTGGAATCAAGATAGTATGTcgttcacaaaatgatctcacaTTTTCTAAGAGACTCTCCCAACCATCACTTCTCAATTTTTGAATCAACATCTTTGTAGTAGAAACCAGATGCATGGCATTTAAAATATCTTGAGACTTTTGTTGTAATGCTCGACAAAGTAGATCAGTAATAGCCATTATCTCCTTAACCACATGTAAAATAAACACAAATTCATAAGACATTAACATTTTAATAGCACTTAAAGCATCACCTCGTCGGAAAAATTCCATGATTGCCATCTAATCAATATTATTTTGAATGaaataattaacaaaatcaataaaattttgtataattaattctcaatttcaatttttt
This genomic interval from Apium graveolens cultivar Ventura chromosome 8, ASM990537v1, whole genome shotgun sequence contains the following:
- the LOC141680274 gene encoding uncharacterized protein LOC141680274 — its product is MTELLILSASLNPRDGYRSFNIENICKLAEKFYPEDFLGDEKIHLQCELQHYGLDVPVHPDLNNPSTLGDLCHGLVTTGKADMYPLVDRLLRLVLTLPTSTATSERAFSAMKIVKTSLRNRMEDEFLRDYLIVYIEKEIAETISAEEIIDSFYLIKESGGPVPVDIIVYFACLDIVSLLLVLVDLGFGGV
- the LOC141676789 gene encoding cryptochrome-1-like: MDGNCKTIVWFRRDLRIDDNPALVSGARDGSVLPVFIWCPQEEGQFYPGRVSRWWLKQSLVHLQQSMESLGAKLVLIKAQSTLKALLECISAVGATKIVYNHLYDPVSLVRDHTIKQKLGELGISVESYNGDLLYEPWEIYDNEGHAFTTFDAYWSRCLNMQKEPASHLPPWRLVPVEGIVGDCSIEDLGLENEMEKSSNALLGRGWSPGWSNADKALNTFVEHNLIDYSKDRVTVSGNSTSLFSPYLHFGELSVRRVFHCVRMKQILWTREANCVGQESVSLFLRAIGFREYSRYICFNYPFTHERSLLSNLKFFPWQADQAHFKAWRQGRTGYPLVDAGMRELWATGWMHNRIRVIVSSFFVKFLLLPWQWGMKYFWDTLLDADLESDILGWQYISGSLPDGHELERLDIPQVQGFKFDPEGEYVRQWLPELARMPSDWIHHPWDAPSSVLRSAGVELGLNYPVPIVDIDLARDRLSDALLILRERESVARAEKSGGTDEVVGDNSDCIDNLAIPKVVLKERAPCSATSSHDQQVPSVQIFKNRLASRKRLLPVEEGGQLKKNMQISNSEGETSKIDDDLCSTAVSSSVKKQATCSRTSFSVPQSCSVSSDLKQPCNVEIDMENSSSK